Proteins encoded in a region of the Podarcis muralis chromosome 6, rPodMur119.hap1.1, whole genome shotgun sequence genome:
- the MPPED1 gene encoding metallophosphoesterase domain-containing protein 1 isoform X5, giving the protein MAFAQSHIMTARRHQHSRLIIEVDEYSSNPTQAFTFYNINQGRFQPPHVQMVDPVPHDAPKPPGYTRFVCVSDTHSRTDPIQMPYGDVLIHAGDFTELGLPSEVKKFNEWLGSLPYEYKIVIAGNHELTFDQEFMADLIKQDFYYFPSVSKLKPESYENVQSLLTNCIYLQDSEVTVRGFRIYGSPWLRSYG; this is encoded by the exons ATGGCTTTTGCCCAGTCGCACATTATGACAGCTAGAAGGCATCAGCACAGTAGACTAATAATTGAAGTTGATGAGTACAGCTCAAACCCGACACAGGCTTTCACGTTCTACAACATTAACCAGGGACGTTTCCAGCCCCCACATGTGCAAAT GGTGGATCCTGTTCCACATGATGCTCCTAAGCCTCCAGGATACACACGTTTTGTCTGTGTATCTGATACTCACTCCAGAACAGATCCTATCCAAATGCCATATGGTGATGTTTTAATACATGCTGGTGATTTTACTGAACTGGGACTGCCTAGTGAAGTTAAAAAATTCAATGAGTGGTTAG GCAGCCTACCATATGAATACAAGATTGTGATAGCAGGCAATCATGAACTGACGTTTGACCAAGAGTTCATGGCGGACTTAATCAAGCAGGACTTTTACTACTTTCCCTCTGTATCCAAGCTGAAGCCAGAAAGCTACGAAAATGTGCAGTCTCTCTTAACAAATTGCATATACCTTCAAGATTCAGAAGTGACAGTAAGGGGCTTCAGGATATATGGCTCCCCTTG
- the MPPED1 gene encoding metallophosphoesterase domain-containing protein 1 isoform X6, protein MAFAQSHIMTARRHQHSRLIIEVDEYSSNPTQAFTFYNINQGRFQPPHVQMVDPVPHDAPKPPGYTRFVCVSDTHSRTDPIQMPYGDVLIHAGDFTELGLPSEVKKFNEWLGSLPYEYKIVIAGNHELTFDQEFMADLIKQDFYYFPSVSKLKPESYENVQSLLTNCIYLQDSEVTVRGFRIYGSP, encoded by the exons ATGGCTTTTGCCCAGTCGCACATTATGACAGCTAGAAGGCATCAGCACAGTAGACTAATAATTGAAGTTGATGAGTACAGCTCAAACCCGACACAGGCTTTCACGTTCTACAACATTAACCAGGGACGTTTCCAGCCCCCACATGTGCAAAT GGTGGATCCTGTTCCACATGATGCTCCTAAGCCTCCAGGATACACACGTTTTGTCTGTGTATCTGATACTCACTCCAGAACAGATCCTATCCAAATGCCATATGGTGATGTTTTAATACATGCTGGTGATTTTACTGAACTGGGACTGCCTAGTGAAGTTAAAAAATTCAATGAGTGGTTAG GCAGCCTACCATATGAATACAAGATTGTGATAGCAGGCAATCATGAACTGACGTTTGACCAAGAGTTCATGGCGGACTTAATCAAGCAGGACTTTTACTACTTTCCCTCTGTATCCAAGCTGAAGCCAGAAAGCTACGAAAATGTGCAGTCTCTCTTAACAAATTGCATATACCTTCAAGATTCAGAAGTGACAGTAAGGGGCTTCAGGATATATGGCTCCCCTTG